A window from Anser cygnoides isolate HZ-2024a breed goose chromosome 1, Taihu_goose_T2T_genome, whole genome shotgun sequence encodes these proteins:
- the GYG2 gene encoding glycogenin-2 isoform X5 → MVVLVTDQAFVTLATDDVYCQGALVLGQSLRNHTTSRKLAVLITPGVSSGMRSVLRSVFDEVIEVDALDSADSVRLALLQRPELGVTFTKLHCWTLTHYSKCVFMDADTLVLCNVDELFDRDEFSAAPDSGWPDCFNSGVFVFRPSLKTYNLLLQFAAEHGSFDGGDQGLLNSFFSNWATADIGKHLPFIYNLSSSAVYTYVPAFNHFGRDAKVVHFLGATKPWNYKYNLQTKRVMHDGTTSGSFHQLSFLALWWNIYSASILPLLENLQKTERSESEECKHTFNGVEITLKKAEPSVANSLQMPVPPEQTYEMHSTACPPEELSFEAWLYFSNLYVKLNNAVLTSIPLSLTDLQNNLLFILRFRKPQN, encoded by the exons TAACGGATCAAGCCTTTGTGACCCTCGCTACTGATGATGTTTATTGTCAAGGAGCTCTGGTTCTTGGACAGTCATTGAGGAACCATACGACATCCAGAAAACTGGCAGTGCTAATCACACCAGGGGTTTCCAGTGGGATGAG GTCTGTCCTGCGCAGCGTGTTCGATGAAGTCATCGAGGTGGATGCACTCGACAGTGCTGACTCGGTCCGGTTGGCTCTGTTGCAGAGGCCAGAACTGGGTGTAACCTTCACTAAGCTTCACTGCTGGACTCTTACTCATTATAGCAAATGTGTCTTCATGGATGCAGATACTTTG GTGCTTTGCAATGTTGATGAATTGTTTGATCGAGACGAGTTTTCAGCAGCTCCGGATTCTGGCTGGCCTGACTGCTTTAATAGTGGTGTATTTGTGTTCCGACCATCTTTAAAAACTTACAACCTGCTGCTCCAGTTTGCTGCTGAACATGGCAGCTTTGACG GGGGTGATCAAGGCTTGTTGAATAGCTTCTTCAGCAACTGGGCAACAGCAGATATTGGTAAACACTTACCTTTCATCTATAACTTAAGCAGCAGTGCTGTATACACCTATGTTCCTGCTTTCAATCA TTTTGGCAGAGATGCCAAAGTTGTTCACTTCTTGGGAGCGACAAAGCCCTGGAACTACAAATACAACCTTCAAACAAAGAGAGTTATGCACGATGGCACCACCTCTGGGTCTTTTCATCAGCTGTCATTTCTTGCCCTCTGGTGGAATATATACAGTGCCAGTATACTGCCTTTGTTAGAAAACCTTCAAAAGACGGAACGATCAGAATCTGAGGAATGCAAG CATACTTTCAACGGAGTtgaaattacactgaaaaaggCTGAGCCTTCTGTGGCAAATTCGCTGCAAATGCCTGTACCTCCAGAGCAGACATATGAAATGCATTCCACGGCTTGTCCACCTGAGGAACTCAGTTTCGAAGCT TGGTTGTATTTTAGCAACCTGTATGTGAAGTTGAACAATGCGGTTCTAACGTCCATCCCTCTGAGCCTGACAGACCTTCAGAACAACTTACTTTTCATCCTGCGTTTCAGGAAGCCTCAGAACTG A
- the GYG2 gene encoding glycogenin-2 isoform X4: MVVLVTDQAFVTLATDDVYCQGALVLGQSLRNHTTSRKLAVLITPGVSSGMRSVLRSVFDEVIEVDALDSADSVRLALLQRPELGVTFTKLHCWTLTHYSKCVFMDADTLVLCNVDELFDRDEFSAAPDSGWPDCFNSGVFVFRPSLKTYNLLLQFAAEHGSFDGGDQGLLNSFFSNWATADIGKHLPFIYNLSSSAVYTYVPAFNHFGRDAKVVHFLGATKPWNYKYNLQTKRVMHDGTTSGSFHQLSFLALWWNIYSASILPLLENLQKTERSESEECKHTFNGVEITLKKAEPSVANSLQMPVPPEQTYEMHSTACPPEELSFEANEVTRSVSELSIHLKPEEPNPEDERRKWEEGRMDYMGKDAFEHIKKKLDTFLL, translated from the exons TAACGGATCAAGCCTTTGTGACCCTCGCTACTGATGATGTTTATTGTCAAGGAGCTCTGGTTCTTGGACAGTCATTGAGGAACCATACGACATCCAGAAAACTGGCAGTGCTAATCACACCAGGGGTTTCCAGTGGGATGAG GTCTGTCCTGCGCAGCGTGTTCGATGAAGTCATCGAGGTGGATGCACTCGACAGTGCTGACTCGGTCCGGTTGGCTCTGTTGCAGAGGCCAGAACTGGGTGTAACCTTCACTAAGCTTCACTGCTGGACTCTTACTCATTATAGCAAATGTGTCTTCATGGATGCAGATACTTTG GTGCTTTGCAATGTTGATGAATTGTTTGATCGAGACGAGTTTTCAGCAGCTCCGGATTCTGGCTGGCCTGACTGCTTTAATAGTGGTGTATTTGTGTTCCGACCATCTTTAAAAACTTACAACCTGCTGCTCCAGTTTGCTGCTGAACATGGCAGCTTTGACG GGGGTGATCAAGGCTTGTTGAATAGCTTCTTCAGCAACTGGGCAACAGCAGATATTGGTAAACACTTACCTTTCATCTATAACTTAAGCAGCAGTGCTGTATACACCTATGTTCCTGCTTTCAATCA TTTTGGCAGAGATGCCAAAGTTGTTCACTTCTTGGGAGCGACAAAGCCCTGGAACTACAAATACAACCTTCAAACAAAGAGAGTTATGCACGATGGCACCACCTCTGGGTCTTTTCATCAGCTGTCATTTCTTGCCCTCTGGTGGAATATATACAGTGCCAGTATACTGCCTTTGTTAGAAAACCTTCAAAAGACGGAACGATCAGAATCTGAGGAATGCAAG CATACTTTCAACGGAGTtgaaattacactgaaaaaggCTGAGCCTTCTGTGGCAAATTCGCTGCAAATGCCTGTACCTCCAGAGCAGACATATGAAATGCATTCCACGGCTTGTCCACCTGAGGAACTCAGTTTCGAAGCT AATGAGGTTACACGTTCTGTTTCAGAGCTCTCTATTCACCTCAAACCAGAAGAACCAAATCCTGAAGATGAACGGAGAAAATGGGAGGAAGGGCGTATGGACTATATGGGAAAAGATGCTTTTGAacatattaaaaagaaactggACACATTTTTACTTTAA
- the GYG2 gene encoding glycogenin-2 isoform X1, translated as MVVLVTDQAFVTLATDDVYCQGALVLGQSLRNHTTSRKLAVLITPGVSSGMRSVLRSVFDEVIEVDALDSADSVRLALLQRPELGVTFTKLHCWTLTHYSKCVFMDADTLVLCNVDELFDRDEFSAAPDSGWPDCFNSGVFVFRPSLKTYNLLLQFAAEHGSFDGGDQGLLNSFFSNWATADIGKHLPFIYNLSSSAVYTYVPAFNHFGRDAKVVHFLGATKPWNYKYNLQTKRVMHDGTTSGSFHQLSFLALWWNIYSASILPLLENLQKTERSESEECKHTFNGVEITLKKAEPSVANSLQMPVPPEQTYEMHSTACPPEELSFEAQPVCEVEQCGSNVHPSEPDRPSEQLTFHPAFQEASELNEVTRSVSELSIHLKPEEPNPEDERRKWEEGRMDYMGKDAFEHIKKKLDTFLL; from the exons TAACGGATCAAGCCTTTGTGACCCTCGCTACTGATGATGTTTATTGTCAAGGAGCTCTGGTTCTTGGACAGTCATTGAGGAACCATACGACATCCAGAAAACTGGCAGTGCTAATCACACCAGGGGTTTCCAGTGGGATGAG GTCTGTCCTGCGCAGCGTGTTCGATGAAGTCATCGAGGTGGATGCACTCGACAGTGCTGACTCGGTCCGGTTGGCTCTGTTGCAGAGGCCAGAACTGGGTGTAACCTTCACTAAGCTTCACTGCTGGACTCTTACTCATTATAGCAAATGTGTCTTCATGGATGCAGATACTTTG GTGCTTTGCAATGTTGATGAATTGTTTGATCGAGACGAGTTTTCAGCAGCTCCGGATTCTGGCTGGCCTGACTGCTTTAATAGTGGTGTATTTGTGTTCCGACCATCTTTAAAAACTTACAACCTGCTGCTCCAGTTTGCTGCTGAACATGGCAGCTTTGACG GGGGTGATCAAGGCTTGTTGAATAGCTTCTTCAGCAACTGGGCAACAGCAGATATTGGTAAACACTTACCTTTCATCTATAACTTAAGCAGCAGTGCTGTATACACCTATGTTCCTGCTTTCAATCA TTTTGGCAGAGATGCCAAAGTTGTTCACTTCTTGGGAGCGACAAAGCCCTGGAACTACAAATACAACCTTCAAACAAAGAGAGTTATGCACGATGGCACCACCTCTGGGTCTTTTCATCAGCTGTCATTTCTTGCCCTCTGGTGGAATATATACAGTGCCAGTATACTGCCTTTGTTAGAAAACCTTCAAAAGACGGAACGATCAGAATCTGAGGAATGCAAG CATACTTTCAACGGAGTtgaaattacactgaaaaaggCTGAGCCTTCTGTGGCAAATTCGCTGCAAATGCCTGTACCTCCAGAGCAGACATATGAAATGCATTCCACGGCTTGTCCACCTGAGGAACTCAGTTTCGAAGCT CAACCTGTATGTGAAGTTGAACAATGCGGTTCTAACGTCCATCCCTCTGAGCCTGACAGACCTTCAGAACAACTTACTTTTCATCCTGCGTTTCAGGAAGCCTCAGAACTG AATGAGGTTACACGTTCTGTTTCAGAGCTCTCTATTCACCTCAAACCAGAAGAACCAAATCCTGAAGATGAACGGAGAAAATGGGAGGAAGGGCGTATGGACTATATGGGAAAAGATGCTTTTGAacatattaaaaagaaactggACACATTTTTACTTTAA
- the GYG2 gene encoding glycogenin-2 isoform X3, whose translation MITDQAFVTLATDDVYCQGALVLGQSLRNHTTSRKLAVLITPGVSSGMRSVLRSVFDEVIEVDALDSADSVRLALLQRPELGVTFTKLHCWTLTHYSKCVFMDADTLVLCNVDELFDRDEFSAAPDSGWPDCFNSGVFVFRPSLKTYNLLLQFAAEHGSFDGGDQGLLNSFFSNWATADIGKHLPFIYNLSSSAVYTYVPAFNHFGRDAKVVHFLGATKPWNYKYNLQTKRVMHDGTTSGSFHQLSFLALWWNIYSASILPLLENLQKTERSESEECKHTFNGVEITLKKAEPSVANSLQMPVPPEQTYEMHSTACPPEELSFEAQPVCEVEQCGSNVHPSEPDRPSEQLTFHPAFQEASELNEVTRSVSELSIHLKPEEPNPEDERRKWEEGRMDYMGKDAFEHIKKKLDTFLL comes from the exons TAACGGATCAAGCCTTTGTGACCCTCGCTACTGATGATGTTTATTGTCAAGGAGCTCTGGTTCTTGGACAGTCATTGAGGAACCATACGACATCCAGAAAACTGGCAGTGCTAATCACACCAGGGGTTTCCAGTGGGATGAG GTCTGTCCTGCGCAGCGTGTTCGATGAAGTCATCGAGGTGGATGCACTCGACAGTGCTGACTCGGTCCGGTTGGCTCTGTTGCAGAGGCCAGAACTGGGTGTAACCTTCACTAAGCTTCACTGCTGGACTCTTACTCATTATAGCAAATGTGTCTTCATGGATGCAGATACTTTG GTGCTTTGCAATGTTGATGAATTGTTTGATCGAGACGAGTTTTCAGCAGCTCCGGATTCTGGCTGGCCTGACTGCTTTAATAGTGGTGTATTTGTGTTCCGACCATCTTTAAAAACTTACAACCTGCTGCTCCAGTTTGCTGCTGAACATGGCAGCTTTGACG GGGGTGATCAAGGCTTGTTGAATAGCTTCTTCAGCAACTGGGCAACAGCAGATATTGGTAAACACTTACCTTTCATCTATAACTTAAGCAGCAGTGCTGTATACACCTATGTTCCTGCTTTCAATCA TTTTGGCAGAGATGCCAAAGTTGTTCACTTCTTGGGAGCGACAAAGCCCTGGAACTACAAATACAACCTTCAAACAAAGAGAGTTATGCACGATGGCACCACCTCTGGGTCTTTTCATCAGCTGTCATTTCTTGCCCTCTGGTGGAATATATACAGTGCCAGTATACTGCCTTTGTTAGAAAACCTTCAAAAGACGGAACGATCAGAATCTGAGGAATGCAAG CATACTTTCAACGGAGTtgaaattacactgaaaaaggCTGAGCCTTCTGTGGCAAATTCGCTGCAAATGCCTGTACCTCCAGAGCAGACATATGAAATGCATTCCACGGCTTGTCCACCTGAGGAACTCAGTTTCGAAGCT CAACCTGTATGTGAAGTTGAACAATGCGGTTCTAACGTCCATCCCTCTGAGCCTGACAGACCTTCAGAACAACTTACTTTTCATCCTGCGTTTCAGGAAGCCTCAGAACTG AATGAGGTTACACGTTCTGTTTCAGAGCTCTCTATTCACCTCAAACCAGAAGAACCAAATCCTGAAGATGAACGGAGAAAATGGGAGGAAGGGCGTATGGACTATATGGGAAAAGATGCTTTTGAacatattaaaaagaaactggACACATTTTTACTTTAA
- the GYG2 gene encoding glycogenin-2 isoform X2, with protein sequence MSVTDQAFVTLATDDVYCQGALVLGQSLRNHTTSRKLAVLITPGVSSGMRSVLRSVFDEVIEVDALDSADSVRLALLQRPELGVTFTKLHCWTLTHYSKCVFMDADTLVLCNVDELFDRDEFSAAPDSGWPDCFNSGVFVFRPSLKTYNLLLQFAAEHGSFDGGDQGLLNSFFSNWATADIGKHLPFIYNLSSSAVYTYVPAFNHFGRDAKVVHFLGATKPWNYKYNLQTKRVMHDGTTSGSFHQLSFLALWWNIYSASILPLLENLQKTERSESEECKHTFNGVEITLKKAEPSVANSLQMPVPPEQTYEMHSTACPPEELSFEAQPVCEVEQCGSNVHPSEPDRPSEQLTFHPAFQEASELNEVTRSVSELSIHLKPEEPNPEDERRKWEEGRMDYMGKDAFEHIKKKLDTFLL encoded by the exons TAACGGATCAAGCCTTTGTGACCCTCGCTACTGATGATGTTTATTGTCAAGGAGCTCTGGTTCTTGGACAGTCATTGAGGAACCATACGACATCCAGAAAACTGGCAGTGCTAATCACACCAGGGGTTTCCAGTGGGATGAG GTCTGTCCTGCGCAGCGTGTTCGATGAAGTCATCGAGGTGGATGCACTCGACAGTGCTGACTCGGTCCGGTTGGCTCTGTTGCAGAGGCCAGAACTGGGTGTAACCTTCACTAAGCTTCACTGCTGGACTCTTACTCATTATAGCAAATGTGTCTTCATGGATGCAGATACTTTG GTGCTTTGCAATGTTGATGAATTGTTTGATCGAGACGAGTTTTCAGCAGCTCCGGATTCTGGCTGGCCTGACTGCTTTAATAGTGGTGTATTTGTGTTCCGACCATCTTTAAAAACTTACAACCTGCTGCTCCAGTTTGCTGCTGAACATGGCAGCTTTGACG GGGGTGATCAAGGCTTGTTGAATAGCTTCTTCAGCAACTGGGCAACAGCAGATATTGGTAAACACTTACCTTTCATCTATAACTTAAGCAGCAGTGCTGTATACACCTATGTTCCTGCTTTCAATCA TTTTGGCAGAGATGCCAAAGTTGTTCACTTCTTGGGAGCGACAAAGCCCTGGAACTACAAATACAACCTTCAAACAAAGAGAGTTATGCACGATGGCACCACCTCTGGGTCTTTTCATCAGCTGTCATTTCTTGCCCTCTGGTGGAATATATACAGTGCCAGTATACTGCCTTTGTTAGAAAACCTTCAAAAGACGGAACGATCAGAATCTGAGGAATGCAAG CATACTTTCAACGGAGTtgaaattacactgaaaaaggCTGAGCCTTCTGTGGCAAATTCGCTGCAAATGCCTGTACCTCCAGAGCAGACATATGAAATGCATTCCACGGCTTGTCCACCTGAGGAACTCAGTTTCGAAGCT CAACCTGTATGTGAAGTTGAACAATGCGGTTCTAACGTCCATCCCTCTGAGCCTGACAGACCTTCAGAACAACTTACTTTTCATCCTGCGTTTCAGGAAGCCTCAGAACTG AATGAGGTTACACGTTCTGTTTCAGAGCTCTCTATTCACCTCAAACCAGAAGAACCAAATCCTGAAGATGAACGGAGAAAATGGGAGGAAGGGCGTATGGACTATATGGGAAAAGATGCTTTTGAacatattaaaaagaaactggACACATTTTTACTTTAA
- the GYG2 gene encoding glycogenin-2 isoform X6: MRSVLRSVFDEVIEVDALDSADSVRLALLQRPELGVTFTKLHCWTLTHYSKCVFMDADTLVLCNVDELFDRDEFSAAPDSGWPDCFNSGVFVFRPSLKTYNLLLQFAAEHGSFDGGDQGLLNSFFSNWATADIGKHLPFIYNLSSSAVYTYVPAFNHFGRDAKVVHFLGATKPWNYKYNLQTKRVMHDGTTSGSFHQLSFLALWWNIYSASILPLLENLQKTERSESEECKHTFNGVEITLKKAEPSVANSLQMPVPPEQTYEMHSTACPPEELSFEAQPVCEVEQCGSNVHPSEPDRPSEQLTFHPAFQEASELNEVTRSVSELSIHLKPEEPNPEDERRKWEEGRMDYMGKDAFEHIKKKLDTFLL, translated from the exons ATGAG GTCTGTCCTGCGCAGCGTGTTCGATGAAGTCATCGAGGTGGATGCACTCGACAGTGCTGACTCGGTCCGGTTGGCTCTGTTGCAGAGGCCAGAACTGGGTGTAACCTTCACTAAGCTTCACTGCTGGACTCTTACTCATTATAGCAAATGTGTCTTCATGGATGCAGATACTTTG GTGCTTTGCAATGTTGATGAATTGTTTGATCGAGACGAGTTTTCAGCAGCTCCGGATTCTGGCTGGCCTGACTGCTTTAATAGTGGTGTATTTGTGTTCCGACCATCTTTAAAAACTTACAACCTGCTGCTCCAGTTTGCTGCTGAACATGGCAGCTTTGACG GGGGTGATCAAGGCTTGTTGAATAGCTTCTTCAGCAACTGGGCAACAGCAGATATTGGTAAACACTTACCTTTCATCTATAACTTAAGCAGCAGTGCTGTATACACCTATGTTCCTGCTTTCAATCA TTTTGGCAGAGATGCCAAAGTTGTTCACTTCTTGGGAGCGACAAAGCCCTGGAACTACAAATACAACCTTCAAACAAAGAGAGTTATGCACGATGGCACCACCTCTGGGTCTTTTCATCAGCTGTCATTTCTTGCCCTCTGGTGGAATATATACAGTGCCAGTATACTGCCTTTGTTAGAAAACCTTCAAAAGACGGAACGATCAGAATCTGAGGAATGCAAG CATACTTTCAACGGAGTtgaaattacactgaaaaaggCTGAGCCTTCTGTGGCAAATTCGCTGCAAATGCCTGTACCTCCAGAGCAGACATATGAAATGCATTCCACGGCTTGTCCACCTGAGGAACTCAGTTTCGAAGCT CAACCTGTATGTGAAGTTGAACAATGCGGTTCTAACGTCCATCCCTCTGAGCCTGACAGACCTTCAGAACAACTTACTTTTCATCCTGCGTTTCAGGAAGCCTCAGAACTG AATGAGGTTACACGTTCTGTTTCAGAGCTCTCTATTCACCTCAAACCAGAAGAACCAAATCCTGAAGATGAACGGAGAAAATGGGAGGAAGGGCGTATGGACTATATGGGAAAAGATGCTTTTGAacatattaaaaagaaactggACACATTTTTACTTTAA